The genomic DNA ggtcaatttacttggtcGAATAATCAAGAGAATGAGATTTGGTCTAGAATTGACCAGTTTTTACTCTCCTCAGATTGGGAGGACCATTACCCAGCGgtgtcacaaagaagacttaAACGTCTACTCTCCGATCATTTCCGTTTGTTACTGGATTGTGGGGCTCCTTGCGGAGATAACAagtgttttaaatttgagaatatgtggcttaaatcTGAAGGGTTTGTTGACAAGGTCAAGTCTTGGTGGGGGTCATATTTGTTTGAGGGCTTACCTAGCTTTGTTTTAGCTAATAAGCTGAAATCCCTTAAGctggatttgaaaaagtggaatgaggaggggTTTGGTGAcattgggaggaaaaaaaaggagttgttggAAGGAATTCAGGAGTTGGATGCTTTGGCAGAGTTGAGGGGCTTAGTTCAGGAGGAGAAGCTTAAAAAGGCGGATATGTCGAAAGAATTGGAGAATaccttgttgtgtgaagaaattcattggcgtcAAAAGTCGAGAGCTTTGTGGATGAAGGAGAGGGATCGAAATAATCGGTTTTTTTAGAAGGTGGCTAATTCTCATTACAGGTATaatcgtgtggaagtgcttcgtatCAATGGTGTCTTGTCCGACGATCCCACTGAGGTAAAAGATCATATTGTGCAGTTCTATCAAAGCTTATATTCAGAGCGAAGCACTTGGAgacctagaatggataaccaatcttttttgtccattgatgaggaggaaaataattggttagaaagagattttgaggaaaatgaggtATGAGAGGTGGTAAAAGGTATGGAGGGTGACAAGGCACCGGGTCCGGATGGCTTCtccatggctttctttcaagcttgttggggtgtaGTAAAACATGATGTTATGGCTGTTTTTGCTGAATTCCATTGAAGACGTcagttggtgaagagcttgaatgcaacttttatttccttgattccgagaaaaggcggatgcggtggagatgaaggattttcggcccattagcttggtgagaggagtgtacaaaattgtttccAAGGTACTTGCCAATAGGATGAGAACTGTTTTGGGTAAGATCATTTCCAACTCTTCAGATTCTTTCATCGGTGGTCGTCAAATCTTAGATTCTGTgctcattgcaaatgaatgtgtagATAGTCATATGAGATCAGGGGTGTCAGGTGTTCTATGCAAATTGGActtggaaaaagcttatgaccaCGTAAACCTAGGACTTTGTTCTGTATTTGCTGCATCGTTGCGGTTTCGgtgagaggtggagggcttggatagaggTGTATTTCGTCGGTAAGATTCTctattcttgtgaatggttcttcGGAAGGTTTTTTTAACAGTTTGAGGGGAATTCGGCAAGAGGATCCTCTCtctccgttactttttgtgcttgttatggagcattgagtaagatggtgaatacGACTATTGAGCTAGGCCTTTTGACTGGTTTCTCTGTGGGAGAAAGGGTCTTCTCAGAGTTGGTGGTTTCTCACTCTTTATTCGCTGATGATACTCTGTTCTCCCGAGCAAATCTGTTATGTGCGCCTTATAcacttatgttttgaagctgtttcagGTTTGAGAGTTACTCTTAGAAAGTCAGTAATTGTGGTGAGGTGGAGAGCATTTGGGctttagctaatatccttgggtgtagtgttgctgctttgcctatgaagtatttgggtctgcCTCTTGGGGTGTCGTAtaaggatacggttatgtggaatAATGTGACTGAAAAGACGAAGCGTCAGATGGctggttggaagagaatgtatctttctaaggGAGGCCGattaactctcattaagagtatgttgtctaatcttccgacttactttttgtctctatttcctattcctatgagtgtagcaaaaagacttgagaaagtccaaagagatttcttgtggggagggatgggagatgagcctaagttgcatcttgtaagcTGGAATCAAGTTTGTCATCCCTTGCGTTCtggtggtcttggcattcggaagatGCATAAGTTTAACCAAGCTCTCTtagggaaatggctttggagatatgcgaatgagagtgaggctctttggTACAAGATTATTAAAGCCAAGTATGAAGAGCAGGATGGTGGGTGGCGtacgaaggaggtttcgggttctTATGGCGTGGGTTTATGGAAGCATATCCGACAAGGTTGGAacttttttgccaaaggtatttggtttgaggtgggggtgaGTTCaaaagttcgtttctggcatgatatttggtgtggggaacaATCTTTGAAGCATGCCTTTCCTTCCCTGTTTAGTATTGCTAGAttcaaagaagcttgggtgaaggataactttacttggaggaatggggttgtcgagtggaatgtcatttttgtgcgtcCTGTTCAGGATTGGGAAATGGATATGGTAGTTTCTTTCTTTGATCGATTGTACTATTGTAAGATCTCCCTTGGTATTGTGGATCGTATTCGTTGGTCCTTGTCCAAGAAGGGTAAGTTCGAGGTGAAGTCGTTCTATAAGGCCTAGTCTAACTTTgaccatgaggtgtttccttggaagagtatctGGTGTACTAAGGTGCTGTTGcaagtggctttttttgggtgggctGCGACCCTCGGCAAAACTCTGACTCACGATAATTTGCGTAAGAGGAACTTTgtggtagtggaatggtgttgtatgtgtaagaagaacgaagagtcagtcgatcatcttcttcttcactgcgagattgcaagtgctctttggcatactatttttagtTGGTTCGGGTTGTTTTGGGTTAAGCCTTGCAGGGTAAGAAACTTGTTTGATTGCTGGTGGACGGGAGGGCGTTCTCGAAGTGCGGTTGTGTGGAAAATGATTCttctttgtcttatgtggtgtttatggagcgaaagaaatgctagatggtttgaaaattccactaggactttagaggaacttattcattttttcttttttactctttactcttggacggccgttTGATTAGCttctttagtgattagtttttctgactttctttttcacttttctccctcttaggcgctctctattTATATTTCTCGTGTATTttggttgcgcccctctgcacttttataaaaaatgcccaaaattgaaaattggttatatgtttatcttgagaaagcccaaaaaagccaaaaaaaaatctcaaaaaaagcccaaaatgcccaattttgaaaaagcggttatagcgggcggttacatgttttactaaccactaaccggcggttagtaTCGTAACCACAGTTAGCgaaatttaatattttgctaACCGCtaaggcagttacggttagcggtttttgcTAATAatcactaaccgtaaccgcattGACACTCCTACTTCCTatctaaaattataatttgttgAGTGTTAAGCATTTAATTAATGGGTTAAATATCTCAAATCCCCCTAGGATttatcaactttattttttttcctcttggtgtttcatttttatcacaggatccccctggggttttgataaaggactaatttagtccatctgttagttgagtgttaagactgacacgtggaccaatcagatattgacacgtgacacatatttaatttttttaaaaaaatgtatttaaaaaaaaaaaagaaaaggaaaaattgggggtggctcttggccatttgggctcggccacccccttgggctccaaggggatggccgaaaccacccccagtacccactgagccacccccagttttttccttttttttttttttttttaaatacaatttttttttaatttaaaaaaaattaaaaaaatttaaatagatgtcacgtgtcaacatctgattggttcacgtgtcagtcttaacggtcaactaacggatggactaaattggtcctCTATCAAAACCCCATAGGaatcctgtgataaaaataaaactccaaagagaaaaaaaaataaagttgacaaACCTTATAGGGgtatgaggtatttaacccttaattaaTATTGCAAGGGGGAGGTAATTACGAAGAAGGAAGAGAAATAGCATTGGTGACTTGGGATATTGTGTATTATCCCAAAGGCGGAGAAAATGGAACCATCAGGAGATGTAGTGGCCGTACACCCGGGAATAGAAGGAATATCGTACTTGCTGGGGAGGTGGAGAGGCCAAGGAGAGGGTGGCTTTCCCACCATCAATTCCTTCGCTTACGGCGAAGAGCTCCATTTCTCCCACCATTCTAGCAAGCCCGTCATCGCTTACACCCAGAAGACTTGGAAGCTCGCCTCCGGGGAGCCAATGCACGCCGAGAGCGGATACTGGCGCCCCAGACCCGATGGTTCCATCGAAGTTGTCATTGCTCAAAGCACTGGCCTTGTTGAAGTCTTGGTACCTTTCTCACTCACTACAACTCATTTTATGCCTGcccatttattctttttttttcatggtaCTATCAATGAAGATTGTTAGAACAATAATAAACATCCCAGAAAACTAGAATACAAACAGAGAACAATTTCCATGTCGACTCGTTTTCCGAACGATCGCTGCTCACTTGCAAAGACACTGAAACTGTCAATTAGGAATACTGCAGATGCCATCTCCTTTCTATTGTTGAAACAGAAGTATTGTGAATTAATACTAGCAGCTGGATTTTCCCGTCCATGTTCCTTTTTGAAGGTGGCGGGGTCCtggttagaatattaattaagtaattaaatttactatatggtataagcttaagcttttttgaaaaatgtgatgatttaacatgtatAAGAACAAAGGTCTTCGAACCTTatctcttttattcttttatgaCTAATACTACACTCACTCCTATTTCTCCACACCCATTGTCACACTTATTAGATTAAaatctttattgaattttaatctaatggtgattttaaaagctacctaaGAGAGTGTGGAAATAAGTGTGAAGAAGTAggagtgtgtgtagcattactcttcaattaaatattttatgtgttgggcCTCATTTATTAAGGAAAAGTTTAGACCTATACGCGAtgaagagtgttagaatattaattaaattattaaatttgctattttttataagcttaagctttttgaacaAGTTGTGATTTAACAGTCAAATTCTCTCGCTAAGGAGAATATAGGTTTTTTGTATATGGAGAGGAAGGAACCTAGCCTATATATAAAAAACCATATATAGTCAATCCATCAGAGAGGCCTAACCTTAATAGGTTAGAAGCCTACATACTGTTTACCATGCCTAGTAGGAATTCAATTCACGCAACTAAGGTACATAAACTCAATAACTTTTGCCCTTGTCATTTTAGGTAGTGTGTCCAACCTGTTTTAgcaaacaaaaactaacaatCAATGGaagcccaataaaaaaaattctaactgATGGATCAAAGTGGAGCAGTAATTACTTCACTTCATTCTTGATGCTAGATTCTATGACTCaaaaaacctagctagctatCTAGTCCTTACATATTTGGAAAAAGCAAATGGCATGACCAGGATAGTTTCTGATAACCCAGTACATTTGTGACAGATTTTCTGGATGCCCACTATTGTTGAGTTTGAAATTATCCTCAATTTTAAGCATCCCCCATTTCTAGTATGTGATATGTCTCTCCATGAATTATTTATAGATGTAGTATTTCTTGGGTTGCTAATACATTGCATGGCCTGTAGGATGATAATGAATAGCCCT from Corylus avellana chromosome ca6, CavTom2PMs-1.0 includes the following:
- the LOC132185205 gene encoding uncharacterized protein LOC132185205, whose translation is MVLWEEELAGLVNMWEVPWCFSGDFNIVRFLSERSSVPYYTTGMMDFSDFISENGLVDIPLVGGQFTWSNNQENEIWSRIDQFLLSSDWEDHYPAVSQRRLKRLLSDHFRLLLDCGAPCGDNKCFKFENMWLKSEGFVDKVKSWWGSYLFEGLPSFVLANKLKSLKLDLKKWNEEGFGDIGRKKKELLEGIQELDALAELRGLVQEEKLKKADMSKELENTLLCEEIHWRQKSRALWMKERDRNNRFF
- the LOC132184754 gene encoding peroxynitrite isomerase Rv2717c produces the protein MEPSGDVVAVHPGIEGISYLLGRWRGQGEGGFPTINSFAYGEELHFSHHSSKPVIAYTQKTWKLASGEPMHAESGYWRPRPDGSIEVVIAQSTGLVEVLKGTHNAEEKVIKLQSAIVGNASKVKEITRDFQLIGGDLSYVVQMATNSTSLQPHLRALLKKQ